In the genome of Planctomyces sp. SH-PL62, the window CTCACGTCTTGATGGGGTCGTGACGCCGAAGGACGTCCGCGCCGCCGGCCTGCCTCCCGAATCGGCGCAGGGCCACGGCGAAAGGAGCCGATTTTCGAGCCGGCTCGGACGAGCCTGATTCCCTTGTAAGCGACCGTGCGCTCCATGTCCATGAGTCGGAGGGCGAGCGGCCGATCATGGCCGGATCCGGCGGTCGAGGCGGATCGCGAACGGTCGACCCGTCACGATCGACCGGCCCGATCTCAGGTCGCCTCGTCAATGTCCGGGGCCGAAGAAGACGGCGTTGAGGAAGAAGCGCTGGGTCGTCGGGGCCATGGCGCGGTAGTTGGGATCGTCCGCGAAGGCGACGACGTGGCCTTTCCCCAGGGCCTGATAGGCGACGAGCGGCTTGCCGGCCATCAGCTCCAGAGTCTGAGGCCAGCAGAAGCCGCTGACCAGCGTATCACGGTCGGCGAGGTTCACCAGGTTGCGGCCGGCGACGGGTTTCAAGGGGGTCAGGACGAGATCGGTGTTGACGAGCGGGAAGACCTCGGACGGCGAACCGAACGTCACGAAATGGTCGTCATAGACCTCGGCTCGCAGGAAGGCGCCCGGAACGGGATCGGGGGATTCCTCGTCGGGATTGGTCCGGGGCTCGTCTGAGACTCCCGGCTTGTCGCCGTCCGGCTTCGCGCTGGAGTCGGGTTCGGCGGCCGCCTTGATCGGCTTCTTCACGACCTTCGAGGCCAGCAGGCCGACCGACTTTTCCGTCCCCCAGGCGGCCGCGCCCTTCACCAGAATCAAGGTGCCGCCGGATCGCACCCAGTTCTTGAGCCTCTCGGCGAAGACGTCGGGGAGCGGGCCGGGGTATCGGCCGTCGGGGAGGACGAGGACGTTGTATTTCGTGAGGTCGAGGTCCGCGATCGCCCCCCCCGGAACACGGGTGGCCGGGTAGCGCCAGACCTGATCGAACAGGTACCACGAGTGGCCGACGAAGGGTGAGGCCGGGCGGTCGACGAGCATCGCGACCTTCGGCGGCTTGACCCATGTGATCTGGAACCCGCCCAGTCCGGTCCCGCCGTCGACGAGGCCCGTGTCGGTCGCGACCACGGAGAGGCCGAGTCGCGAGGCCAGCTCGCGGATTCGATCATGGAGGCTCTCGGGGTTCTCGGTCGTCCTGACCAAGAGCGTCCCCTTGGCGAAGCCGACGCCTCCCAGGCGGATCGCTTCATCGAGGACCTGAACCCGAAACCCGGCGCGGATCAACTCGGCGAGGGCGAGCATGGCGGCGTCGTCCTCGGCGTGGATCAGATAGCCGACCCGGGCTTTGTCCGGTCCGGCGACGCCGCCGTTCGGCTGAGCCTTCTCGATCGGCTCGCTGGAAAGCTCGGAGGGGCCCTCAACGGCCAGCGAGACGACGCCGTGGGTCAATGGCAGCGACCAGGCGGTCAGGTCGTAGATCTCGTCGTCGAGACGCCGGCGCTTCCGGTCGAGTTGTCGCTTGCGGAAGGCTTCCCCCATGTCGAAACGAGGGTCGAGCAGCGACCGAGCGAGACGCCCCGCCGGCTGGGCGATCGTCACATGATAGCTACCCGCCGGCGCCGTCCACTCCTTGACTGAGCCCTCGGCGTTCTTCCGGGCCTGGACGGTCACCGCGGCGGTGAGCTTGCGCACCTCCACGCCGTTCCTGAGCAGCAGGTCGGCGAGCCCGGCGGCGCGGGTGGGCGTCGAGCCGGGAAGGAGGAGGTAATCGCGCACCGGCCCCTCACGCCCCAGAGCGACGGCGGAGGCCCGATAATCGTAGAAATCGCCGACGATCTCACGGGCTCCGGCGGCGGCCGTCTCGACGGTTGCGATCCCGCTGACGTAATGGCGGCGGACGCCGTCGTGGTAGTAGAGCTTCTTCTCATCCTCGCGGTCGACGACCAGCCCGCGCGTCCCGGCCTGTTCCCAGAGGATCCCGATCGCTCCGTGGAGCGTGGGCCAGGTGGTTCCGTAACCGGGATAGAAGCCGTCGTATTGCTCGCGGCTCGTATAGAGGAATCCGAGCGCGTCGAACCGTCCCGCCTGCCGTTTGCCGAACCGCTCGAACCACGCGCGCTGGCGGGGCGTGATGAGGTCGAGGACCGGATCGGCCGGGGGGTCGAAATAATACTCGTTTTCGGACCCCATCTCATGGGCGTCGATGAGGACGTGGGGCTGCCAGCGGAGGTACGCGGCGACCTTGTCGCGGCTCTCCGACTGCGTCTGGAGGAACCAATCCCGATTCATGTCGAACAGGTAATGGTTGTGGCGGCCGGTCGCCCAGCGCTGGACACGCTCGGCGGCGAGCGGTTCGGCGTCGGGCTCCACCCCCCTCCCCTCGCGATGGAAGTTCACGAACCGGTCGCGGCCGTCCGGATTTTGCATGGGGTCGATGATCACGATCACCCGATCGAGCAGCCGGCGCGTCTCCTCGCGGCGATCGGCCAGCAGGTGATACGCCGTCAGGATAGCGGCGTCTCCCGAGGAGATCTCGTCGCCGTGGACGCCGTAGGCCATCCAGAGGATGGCCGGCAGCGACTCGATCAGCGGACGCGCCTCGTCGCGCGAGATCTTCCGGGGGTCGGCCAGCCGCAGGTTCGTCTCGCGGATCTCGTCGAGCCGGGCGAGGTTCGCCGGCGACGTGATCACGAGGTAGGCGAGCCCCCGCTTCTCGATGGTCCGGCCGTAAGGGACCAGGCGGGATCGATCGGGAGCGGCTGCGGCCAGGGCGGACAGATAGCGTTCGATCTCCGACGCGCTGGAGACGTCCGCGCCCCAGGAATGCCCCACGACCTGCGAGAGGGTCGGGATCGCGGGATCGGCGTCGACCTCGGGCATGGGAAGGAGCCAGCCTGCTTCGCCCGGCACCGACTGCGCGCCGGCCGGCGATGGAAGCCACGCAAGCACGAGCAAAAGCGCGAAGACCCGCTGCGACATCGTCTGAAATCTCCCTCGGTCGGCTACTCATCGTGAACCACGAAGAGGACCAATCGAGGCTAGCTCAGCCGCCGTCTCGGAGCAAGCTGCGCGACCTAGGGGCTCCTGCGAAGGAATAACGGACTAGAGAAAAAACGAGGGCCGGGCGGTCCCGGCCCTCGTTTACAGAGCATCGGCAAGGCGGCGTGGGCGGCGTCACGTGTTGCGCTGGATGGATTCGCCGGCTTCCTCGATCTTCTCGCCGGCCTGGTGGGCCTTGTCCTTCGCCCAGTCCTTGACCTCGCCGGCCTTCTCGCTGACGGCGTCGCCGACCTCCTTGGCCTTATCCTTCGCGTCCCGGCCGAGTTCCTGCGCCTTGTCGGCAGCCGCCTGTCCGGCCTCCTTGGCCTTGTCGACGGCGTTCTGGGCGGCGTCTTTCGCCTTGTCCGAATAAGATTCAGCCATGAGAATCTCCTGGCAGGTTGATGGATCGCGACGCTCTCGTGCTCCACCTGTGACGAGGGGGGAGGCGACGTATCGAGGAGTCGCGTCTCGTGCCGGGATGGCAATGCAAACGAGGCGCCGAGATCTCTCCTTTCGATCGAGTCGGTGAACGGCCAGCCGCGCAGTCATCGTCTCCAAGCTTCCGGTGGATCAATCGCCCCGGTCGCGAGGCTCCGCAAGGTCGACGTGCGGGGTGCTGACGACGGAGCCTCGGTCATCGTAGAGGTTCAGGAAGAAGACGCGGGCGGAGTCGGGGATTCGGGCCGACACCGATTTCGATGCCGGGTCGACCTGGGCCTCGGTCGATTCCCAGAGCCGTTCGTGCCACTTGCCGTCCTCCTTCGTGAACAGCAGTTCGGCCCGGACGGCGTGGGACGCGCCGTCATAGGTCGCCCTGACCGAGTCGCCGTCGCGCCGGATCGGGCTGAGTTGGAGAAGTCCCGGCTCCCCTTTCAGCAGCGAGTCGGCGAAGACGCGGATCTCCTCCGGGTTCTCGCCAGCCCCGCCGTGGCCGTGCGGCATGCGGAGGCGGATGCTCAGCGTCGAATCGCCTCCGGCGGCGAGGTAGGACTTGCGGACCGAGTCCAGCGGATAGGCGAAGTCGTTGGTGCCCGTGACCCAGAGCTTGGGCGAACGTCCCAGGGGGAGGTAGTGCGAGGGGTCCCAGAGGGCCAGCCATCGCTCACCGGTCGGACCGAGCTTGTCGATCTCCGGCTTCCAGACCGAATTCTCGCCCAGGAAGCCGCAGCCGTAGACCGGCGCGGCGAACTTGAAGCGGGGATCGAGCCCGGACGTGATGCAGGTCAGGTAGCCTCCCCAGGAGATCCCGGTCAGGCCGATGCGGTCGGGGTCGACCTCGGGCAAGGACCGCAGCAGCGAGTGGGCGAGGACGACGTCGGCGACGGCGTGGTAAGGCCACTGGTCCTCGGGAGCCGAGAGGGCGTCGGCGAAATCGTTGCCCGGAGGGCCGCCGTTCTCGTGGCGCTCCCATTTGCCGTAGGCGCCGCGCGGGACCGTCCCGCAGGTGTCCATGGCGATGGCCGCATAGCCCCGCCCCGTCCAGAGCCGCACCCAGGCTTCGAACGCCGTCCCGCCGCCGCCGTGGACCAGGACGATCCCCGGGGCTTTTTCCCCCGGCTTCAGGGAGGGAAGGCCGATCCAGGCGAAGGCCTCGGTACGCTTCCCTTTCCAGGGCATGGCCTCATAGAAGACGGCGGAGAGGCCGTCGGCCTGGAATCCCTCGGCGGGCCTGGATTTGGGGGCGGCGAGCATCTCGGGGGTCGTGCGCATCGGCGCGGGCTCTTGCGCCAGGACGGCCGTCGCCGTCAGCAGGGTCGCGAGCCAGGCGCAGGGGACGAGCCGGATCGACAGGGGGTGGGGCAAGGGAATCTCCTCCGGGCGCGAGTATTCGGGGTCAGGTCTCGGTTCATAACGGAGCCGAGACGCCGGGGCAAGCGGCAGGCGTCGGATGGATCGACGACGACGGGTCGAGGGCTCACGTGTCCGGCCGCCGGGAATGTGTTAGCTTCTTGTTCGAGTGGTTGTCGAGCCGGGCCGACTGCGGGCCCGCCGCGTCGCGAGGAGTCCGCCCGACGGTGCATGACGTCCTGACCAAGGCGTATTACTGGATCGTGGCCGAGCTGACGACCCTGCTCGGCTTCGGGCTCGCGATCGTCTTCGTGGCCTACCTGCTCCGCCAGAAGCGCTCCCCGGCCAGTACGCTGGCCTGGCTGCTGGTGATCGTCCTGGCGCCGTACGTCGGCGTGCCCCTGTACATCCTGTTCGGGGGCCGGAAGATGATTCGGATGGCCGCGCGGAAGGCTCCGGTCTACGTCGGGACCGCCCAACGCTCCTCGCCGTCGATCGACTCCGACACCGAGCGACTCCTGCGATCATATGGGGTGCCGGAGGCCAGGGCGGGCAACCACGTGGCCATCATGGAGACCGGTGAGGAATCCTACGCCCGGTTGATGGAGCTGATCGACGAGGCCCGCTCGACGATCTACATCACCACGTTCATCCTGGGGGACGACGAGGTCGGCCGGGCGTTAATCTCGGCCCTGGCCCGCAAGGCGGAGCGAGGGGTCCTGGTGCGTCTGCTGCTGGACGACGTCGGGTCGTGGTGGCTGCGTCGCAAGCGCCTGGCCCCGCTGACCCGGGCGGGAGGCCGCGTCGCGTATTTCATGCCCATGCTCCACCTGCCGTTCCGAGGGCGTGCGAACCTGCGGAACCATCGCAAGCTCGCGGTGGCCGACGGCCGCTGGGCCCTGGCGGGTGGGATGAACCTGACGTCCGCCTACATGGGCCCGCTCCCCGACCACCAGCGCTGGCGGGACCTGTCGATCGTCGTCGAGGGGCCGGCGGTCGAGGACCTGGAGTGGCTCTTCCGGTCGGACTGGAAGTTCGCCACCGGGGAGAACGTCCCGGCAGGCCGCCGTCGCGCCGCGATGGGGAACCCTGAGGCCCTGCGCCCCCCGGTGCAGCCGAGCTCGGGCGGCACGACGGTCCAGGTGGTCGCCAGCGGCCCGGACGTCGACGGAGACCCGCTTTTCGAGTCGCTCCTGTCGCTGATCTTCTTCGCCCGCAAGCGGATTTGGATCGTCACCCCGTACTTCGTCCCCGACGACATGCTCGTCCGGGCGCTCGTGTTGGCGGTCCGTCGCGGCGTCGACGTCCGCCTGATCGTCCCCTGGAAGTCCAACCATCCCATCGCCGACCTGGCCCGCGAGGGCTACATTCGCGAGTTGTACGAGGCGGGGACCGAGATCCTCCTCTACCGCCCGACCATGCTCCACGCCAAGGCGGTCCTGTTCGACGACCGCCTCACGATCATCGGCTCCCCGAACATGGACAACCGGAGCCTCTTCCTCAATTACGAGGTCGCCCTCTACGTCTTCGCCCTCGACCGCGTCGCCGAGGTCGCCCGCTGGATCGAACAGCTCGCCGCCGGCTGCACCTACTACGAGCCGAAGCGGGGAGGGACCCGCGAGATCGCCGAGAACGTCCTCCGCCTGTTCGCCCCCCTCCTCTGACCCGCGAATCGGCTTCGTTCTCCCCGTTCCGAAAACGAAGCCATCGGTCGCAAAGCTCATGGGAGCCAACGATTGCGACCAGGGACAGTGGGCCTGAAATTGGGTTCGTTCGGCGGTTTTCGAAGCCCGCCGAGGCACTGCGGTCGCTCCCGGCGGCGCCGGCGAGGATTGGCTTCGATCCTCTGGGCCGGGGAGCGAAGCCATTCGCCGCAAACGGTTTTGCAGACGCGTCTTGCGCCAAGGAATCGGGTTCGACGATTGGGTTCGTTCGGTCATTTTCGTGCGAGCCCCGCGGCAATCGGCCTCCTGGGTGATGCGCGCCGATCCGCGACGGTCTCGGATCGGTGCGCGCACCCCAGGAGGACAATGCGTCAGGCTCGCCGGTCTCGGAGTCGAGAGGGGTGAAATCCTCCCGCTCGGGCGGGTTCAGGCCGTGCTCACGAGGTCGCTGATCCCGTCGTCTTCCTCCTTGAGCGGGCTCTCGCCCTTGTTCGATACGAGGATCTTCAAGAGCGGCGGCGCGAGGAAGGTCGTGACGATGACCATCAGCGTGACGCCGCCGAACAGGCCGCCGGTGAAGACCCCCTTGTCCAGGCCCATCCGGGCGAAGATCAGCCCGACCTCGCCGCGAGGGACCATCCCCACGCCGATCACCCGCTTGTCCCCCCGGAACCAGAAGGGGGCGTACCCCGCAGCCAGCTTGCCGACGACCCCCGTCACGATCAGCATCGCCCCCACCCCCAGCGCCGTGCGGGCCTCCGGGGTGCGGGGGTCGAGGGCCGAGAGATCGACCGAGGCGCCGACCGTCACGAAGAAGAGCGGGACGAAGAAATGCCCGAGCGTGGTGACGCCGTGCTCGATCTCCTCGGCCTTGGCGGTCCCCGCGAGCAGGACGCCCGCCGCGAAAGCTCCGATGATCAGCGCGGAACCGGATTGCTCGGCCAGCCAGGCCAGCCCCAGGGCCAGGATCAGGGCATAGATCGTCGACGTCCCGGGGAGTCTGAGCCGACCGCCGAGGCGGATCAATCCGGGAAGGAGCAGCTTGCCCACCAGGAGGGTCGCGGCCAGGAACCCGAAGGCCTTGAAGGTGGCCGACGCCACGTTCCATCCCGTCACCTCGCCGCCGTCGACCAGGCCGCCGACGACCGTCAGGATCACCAGGCCGAGTATGTCGTCGATCACCGCCGCCCCCAGGATCACCTGGCCTTCAGGCGACTTGAGCTTCCCCAGGTCCGACAGGACCCGCGCGGTGATGCCGACGCTGGTCGCCGTCAGCGTCGCACCGGCCATGATCGCGACGATGTCGTCGAGCCCCATCATCCGGCAGCCCACGTAGCCCAGCCCGAACGGCACGACCACGCCCACGACGGCCACCGCCACCGCCGTGCCGCCGACCTTCATCATCGAGCCCAAATCCGTCTCCAGCCCGATCGCCAGGAGCAAAATCGCCACCCCCAGCTCGGAGAGCATGTGGATCGTCTCGATGTGAGGATCGACGATCCCCATGACCGAGCCGCCCACCACGATCCCGCCGATCAACTCCCCCAGCACCGCCGGCTGCCCGATTTTCTGGGCCAGCGCCCCGCCAAGCTTCGCCGTCGCAAGCATGATCACCAGCATCGCGAACAGCTGGTCGACTTCCAGATTTTCCATCAAACCGCCTTCCCAATCACCATCCAGGAGTCCGAAATTCCGACCGCCGACCGGCGAGAGGCCCCTCCGGCTCGGCCCCGGCCGCGTTGATTTCAAAGGTTGCAGGGGGAGAGTTTAACAGATTCGGCGGGGGAGCGGACGGCGGTGCGACGTCCGTCGGCGGCCCGCCCCCGGCCGGCGGACATCTAAACGTATGAACCGGTTGCATTTTCCTTCTGGATCAAATCGGGGTGAATTTCGTACGATGGACGGGACGCGGGGATGGGTTCGAATTGGTCAAGTCGGTGGAGCGGCGGCGATCGTCGTCCGTACCGCCCAGGGGCGGCATCCGGCCGTCGGCTGATTTGGGTCGACCGCTTTGACGCCTCGATACGTGGGACGCGAGCTAGGAACACGATGAAGAGACGGGAAGACATCCGGAATGTCGCGATCATCGCGCACGTCGACCATGGCAAGACGACCCTCGTGGACTCGATGCTCCGGCAGTCCGGGCAGTATCGCGCCTCGCAGCTGTCGGGCGAGCGGATTCTGGACTCGAACGACATTGAACGGGAACGCGGGATCACCATCCTCGCGAAGAACATCGCCATCAACTACGGCGACGTCAAAATCAACCTGATCGACACGCCGGGACACGCCGACTTCGGCGGCGAGGTCGAGCGCACGCTCCAGATGGCCGACAGCGCCCTCGTGCTGGTCGACGCCTTCGAAGGGCCGATGCCCCAGACGAAGTTCGTGCTCCGCAAGGCGTTCGAGTGCAACATCCGGCCCATCGTCGTCATCAACAAGGTCGACCGGCCCGACGCCCGCCCGGAGGAGGTCCTCAACGAGATCTTCGACACCTTCGTCGAGCTGGGCGCCACCGACGAGCAGTCGGACTTCTCGTACATCTTCGCCTCGGGCCGATCGGGATTCGCCTCGCACGACCCGAAGGTCCACGTCGGCGACATGCGGCCGCTGTTCGACCTGATCCTCGAGAAGGTGCCCGGCCCCCAGGTCGACCTCGAGAAGCCGTTCTCGATGGTCTGCACCACGCTCGACTTCTCGGAGTACGTCGGCCGGATCGCCATCGGCCGGATCATGACCGGGTCGGTCAAGCGGGGCCAGCGGGCCAACCTGTTCAAGCGCGGCGACGTGATCACGCCCGGGACGATCACCGGCGTGCTCCTGTTCGACAAGCTGGGGCGGGTCGAGGTCGAGGAGGCCTCGGCGGGCGACATCGTGGC includes:
- the cls gene encoding cardiolipin synthase, which gives rise to MHDVLTKAYYWIVAELTTLLGFGLAIVFVAYLLRQKRSPASTLAWLLVIVLAPYVGVPLYILFGGRKMIRMAARKAPVYVGTAQRSSPSIDSDTERLLRSYGVPEARAGNHVAIMETGEESYARLMELIDEARSTIYITTFILGDDEVGRALISALARKAERGVLVRLLLDDVGSWWLRRKRLAPLTRAGGRVAYFMPMLHLPFRGRANLRNHRKLAVADGRWALAGGMNLTSAYMGPLPDHQRWRDLSIVVEGPAVEDLEWLFRSDWKFATGENVPAGRRRAAMGNPEALRPPVQPSSGGTTVQVVASGPDVDGDPLFESLLSLIFFARKRIWIVTPYFVPDDMLVRALVLAVRRGVDVRLIVPWKSNHPIADLAREGYIRELYEAGTEILLYRPTMLHAKAVLFDDRLTIIGSPNMDNRSLFLNYEVALYVFALDRVAEVARWIEQLAAGCTYYEPKRGGTREIAENVLRLFAPLL
- a CDS encoding cation:proton antiporter, whose amino-acid sequence is MENLEVDQLFAMLVIMLATAKLGGALAQKIGQPAVLGELIGGIVVGGSVMGIVDPHIETIHMLSELGVAILLLAIGLETDLGSMMKVGGTAVAVAVVGVVVPFGLGYVGCRMMGLDDIVAIMAGATLTATSVGITARVLSDLGKLKSPEGQVILGAAVIDDILGLVILTVVGGLVDGGEVTGWNVASATFKAFGFLAATLLVGKLLLPGLIRLGGRLRLPGTSTIYALILALGLAWLAEQSGSALIIGAFAAGVLLAGTAKAEEIEHGVTTLGHFFVPLFFVTVGASVDLSALDPRTPEARTALGVGAMLIVTGVVGKLAAGYAPFWFRGDKRVIGVGMVPRGEVGLIFARMGLDKGVFTGGLFGGVTLMVIVTTFLAPPLLKILVSNKGESPLKEEDDGISDLVSTA
- a CDS encoding alpha/beta hydrolase family protein codes for the protein MPHPLSIRLVPCAWLATLLTATAVLAQEPAPMRTTPEMLAAPKSRPAEGFQADGLSAVFYEAMPWKGKRTEAFAWIGLPSLKPGEKAPGIVLVHGGGGTAFEAWVRLWTGRGYAAIAMDTCGTVPRGAYGKWERHENGGPPGNDFADALSAPEDQWPYHAVADVVLAHSLLRSLPEVDPDRIGLTGISWGGYLTCITSGLDPRFKFAAPVYGCGFLGENSVWKPEIDKLGPTGERWLALWDPSHYLPLGRSPKLWVTGTNDFAYPLDSVRKSYLAAGGDSTLSIRLRMPHGHGGAGENPEEIRVFADSLLKGEPGLLQLSPIRRDGDSVRATYDGASHAVRAELLFTKEDGKWHERLWESTEAQVDPASKSVSARIPDSARVFFLNLYDDRGSVVSTPHVDLAEPRDRGD
- a CDS encoding M14 family metallopeptidase, whose translation is MSQRVFALLLVLAWLPSPAGAQSVPGEAGWLLPMPEVDADPAIPTLSQVVGHSWGADVSSASEIERYLSALAAAAPDRSRLVPYGRTIEKRGLAYLVITSPANLARLDEIRETNLRLADPRKISRDEARPLIESLPAILWMAYGVHGDEISSGDAAILTAYHLLADRREETRRLLDRVIVIIDPMQNPDGRDRFVNFHREGRGVEPDAEPLAAERVQRWATGRHNHYLFDMNRDWFLQTQSESRDKVAAYLRWQPHVLIDAHEMGSENEYYFDPPADPVLDLITPRQRAWFERFGKRQAGRFDALGFLYTSREQYDGFYPGYGTTWPTLHGAIGILWEQAGTRGLVVDREDEKKLYYHDGVRRHYVSGIATVETAAAGAREIVGDFYDYRASAVALGREGPVRDYLLLPGSTPTRAAGLADLLLRNGVEVRKLTAAVTVQARKNAEGSVKEWTAPAGSYHVTIAQPAGRLARSLLDPRFDMGEAFRKRQLDRKRRRLDDEIYDLTAWSLPLTHGVVSLAVEGPSELSSEPIEKAQPNGGVAGPDKARVGYLIHAEDDAAMLALAELIRAGFRVQVLDEAIRLGGVGFAKGTLLVRTTENPESLHDRIRELASRLGLSVVATDTGLVDGGTGLGGFQITWVKPPKVAMLVDRPASPFVGHSWYLFDQVWRYPATRVPGGAIADLDLTKYNVLVLPDGRYPGPLPDVFAERLKNWVRSGGTLILVKGAAAWGTEKSVGLLASKVVKKPIKAAAEPDSSAKPDGDKPGVSDEPRTNPDEESPDPVPGAFLRAEVYDDHFVTFGSPSEVFPLVNTDLVLTPLKPVAGRNLVNLADRDTLVSGFCWPQTLELMAGKPLVAYQALGKGHVVAFADDPNYRAMAPTTQRFFLNAVFFGPGH